CACCGCTGACATAAAATCTGGTGAAAGTATTGTTTACTGCTAGTTCCAGATTGGTATGACGCAGGCCCAGGATTTCTAGTTCCTTAACCGCGGCCTTAACTACATAGGCGGCGGGGTTAATAAAATTAACTGGATAGGGCAAAACCTGTGACAGCAACCCCTTGAGATGGGGATAATGGGTACAACCAAACACCAATGTGTCAATCTGATCCTGAATCAAAGGTTCGAGGTAGTTACTGGCCACCTGGATTGTATAGGGATCGGCAAGGCGATCGCCCTCGATCAAAGGCACAAACTCTGGACAAGCGATCTGCCAGATCTTGGCGTTGGGCTGGGTTTCCTGCATCGCCTGAGCATAGGCATTACTCTTCACCGTGGCTTCAGTGGCAATTACGCCAATGTGCTTACCGTGCTTCACCGCTGCCCTTGCCCCCGGCAGAATTAACCCCAACACGGGAAAATCAAAATGTGGCCGTAAAATATCTAGCGCCAGAGCAGAGCTAGTATTGCAAGCCATGATCACCATCTTGACCTGTTGCGATCGCATCCAAGTCAAAATTTGATAGACAAATTCTATGATTTCAGTCGGACTTTTGCTGCCATAGGGCAACCTGGCGGTATCTGCAAAGTAAACCACCGACTCATGGGGTAGTTGTTTTCTTAACTCTCTTAAAACGGTTAACCCACCAACGCCACTATCAAAAATGCCAATTGGGTAGGAAGAGCTACATTTATGCAGCAAAGAAGGCTCACTCTGTCCTGGGAATAACATTTACACCCTCACACAACACTGCTCACAGTAAAGCATACATATACCAGAGATCGCTATATGGATTAGCATATCTAACCTGATTTACATTTGGATATAGCAATTTTTGCTACATTGTTAATTATTTCCATCATTTTCAATTTTCTAGCAAGGCTGCAGTCGCAAGGTTCTTTAAGCCAAAATCCTCAAATCGCATCTAGTTGCGTATTATTGTAAATATTTCTTATGTGGGTAATTGCAGGTCTAGGGGGGATTTTTACGCAATTAGAATCATAAGTAAGGAAAATCAGGAATTTCGATCGTTTGCGATCGTCAAAACATTGAAACTATAGATATTTTGCCAGCGATTAAAGCGATTAAGTTGTGACCAATTTTTTAAGCTTGGATCAACATACCCAAAATCTAACCACTGCAATACAGAGATGACAGGGATTATTTAGATTATTTAGATTATTTAGATTATTGTAAGTGGTATGGAAGTAAGGATTTTTGGTGCAGTAAGCTTGATTCTGTCTCGAATCCCATGGCCAGAAATCATTACAGATGGAGGACTACCAGAATTATTTAGGTGAAATCTGCTGTACCCTGCTCCAATCGATCGATCGCCATATTTTTCTATGGCTGAGATGGACTAGGCAAATTATCAACCGGCCGATCGCCATTACTACTAACATTCCCAGACTCATCATAGGGATTTTGTTCGATTGGCTCTTCTAAAGTGATCAGGTAATCAATGCTGGCATCGATCGTGGAAAGGCTGCGACAGGAAGACAGCGAAATTAAATCTTCAATATTCCGCAACATGGTCGAGCAGATCGCATTGAGAGGTAAATCATTGGGATCGCAACCAAAGGGATCTTCGATCTCTACGCCAATTTCTTCGATCCCCATCAGCGTAAAACTAGCCAATGCGGTGGTGGGAATGGTTAACCAGCCGATTTCAGACACCAATTGAAACGGCAGTGACAAACAATAAATCAGCAAGAGCTGGCGCAGATGAATTGCATAGGCGATCGGGATCGGGGTTTTCTGAATCCGCTCACAGGAGCCCAACACATCCACCATCACCGCCAGCAGGTCATGCATGGAAACAAGCTGATGCATCGCCAGACACCCCCGCTCATATTGTTTTTGCATATAATCGCCAATCCAAAAGGCGATCTCCAGGGAAGGATGATGCATCTGTTGCAGTTTTTTAAACTGGGATGGCATAACTAGGGCGGCCAGCTCTGCATTCAAAGAGCGATGACGGAGGTGCAATTTCATCGACACCGCAAACGCCACCAACAATCGCAGGGCGGCAATTTTTTTCTTGCGATCGCTAGGTTCAATTTCCCCCACCGATACCCAAATTTGCCTAGCCAGGTTGCGGGTAGTATTGACCAAAGTGCCCCAGGCTTTGCGTCCCTCCCAAAATCTTTCATAGGCCGTATTAGTGCGAAAGACCAATAGCAAACCCAGCACAATATTGGCGATAAAACTACCCAAAAATGGTGTGTTCAGGGTCAAGCCATACTTAGAGCAGATGTAGACTACCCCTGCAAACATGCCGCACAAAGCTGCCCTGGGTAGAACATTGGGAATAACCGATCCCCGCAGTTGGAAAACCTGGCGAAACCAGTTGTCATGCTTTACATTCATGCTGAGATTTAAAAATCCGATCGGTATTGCTGAGTGTCGTGGTTAACTAATGATGAGATTGTCTTGTAGCAAATTCGGGACTCTAATAACTGCTATTCACGCCGACCCACAATTGATTATGTTTAGTTTACATCAATCTTCTAGCTGGCCTGGATTGGTGATTTGTAAGGGTACGCGGTAATGTGATGGATATGGGGGCTCGACTCTAGAAGTCTTGCTATAACTTAATTTTTATAGGAAATATACATTAGGTTTAGCTCACTACCTACCAGATACCCTAAGCCTCTAATAACTATCTATGCTATACACAACCTCAAGTACCCCTAATAACAAGCACCCCTAATAAACAGCGATCGGCAAGTGATTTGCCCCCACCTCGATCACCAGATCGACTATTTCAGGATTTTGCGCCAGGGGCTTAATAAACAAATCTGGATGCAATGCTCGCCAGAAGTAGTTAACAAATTGTTCTACTTCCCGATCGCCCATACCAGTTTTCCCAGCCGCGATCGCTTTTTGCTCGGCTTCTTTGCGCCATTGCTTACTTAAGTTGAAATCAACTAAATGCAACATAATCAAGCTGTCCAACCGTTGCCACAGGGGCAAATATGCTTGCAGATTACGATTCATATCCAGCGCAAATTGAACATCGGCAGTAGTGGCGATCGGTGATGGTGGATCATGTCGTAGAACTTCAGCCAAATCCGCTTCCGGCCAAGGCCATACCCCCACCATCCAGCCCTCAAATAACACAATGTCGATCGGTGTTTGGTTCAGGTTAATTTTCAAGGGCTCGGTGCGATCGCCTGCGCCAGCAAATGCAGTTTTATCAAATTGGGGAACGGCAATATATTGCTCTTTCTGGGAGAGAGGATTGAGATCATTAACTGCCCGAAGTTGGTCTAAAAGTGCAATGCCCAACTCCAGATCGTGGGTTCCCGGCGGGCCACGCCAGATCAATCGTGGGTCTTGTTGTTGTAGCTGCTGGCGATCGGCGTAGGTTTTATACAAATCATCGATCGAAATACTTAAACAGTTATGACCTAGATGCTTCAAGATCAAAGCCAGGAATTTACACAGAGTGGTTTTGCCTGTGCCCTGGCCGCCCAGAATACCCTGAATCAAAGGTCGATCGTATTTTTGCCTTGTGCTAGCTATTTTCAATGCCAACGGCAACCAGATTTGCCACAGTGGTTCAAGCAGGTTAGACGTGATGCCTAGCGATCGCTGGCAAGCCTGAAATTCTGGGTAGATAGCTGCTAGTAGATTTAATCTTTGTTCAAGGAATTGGCCTATGTTTTGCCGATCAAGCTGATCATCGTAGAGGCGATTAGGGGTGGGGCGATCGCTGAAAACATTAAGCATATCTTGGCACAACCAATTTTGCTGATAGTTAGATAAGACCTGGTTGCTAATCCATTGTTCAAGAATGATCTGGAGCATTATTTAGAATAACAAACAAAAATCAGATACATACCTCTTAGGGCTATGGGGCATATATATCTAAGGCGGTATGAAAGTTTCCAAAATATAAATTAATGTTAAGTCAAGTTAATCATTTCGCTCTCAAGCAATCATCAATAGTAATCGATACCTAAAGGGGAATCACCATGGAAAACCAAAACCAAGACGTA
The sequence above is a segment of the Pseudanabaena sp. PCC 7367 genome. Coding sequences within it:
- the murI gene encoding glutamate racemase — translated: MLFPGQSEPSLLHKCSSSYPIGIFDSGVGGLTVLRELRKQLPHESVVYFADTARLPYGSKSPTEIIEFVYQILTWMRSQQVKMVIMACNTSSALALDILRPHFDFPVLGLILPGARAAVKHGKHIGVIATEATVKSNAYAQAMQETQPNAKIWQIACPEFVPLIEGDRLADPYTIQVASNYLEPLIQDQIDTLVFGCTHYPHLKGLLSQVLPYPVNFINPAAYVVKAAVKELEILGLRHTNLELAVNNTFTRFYVSGDPQQFAKISSRWLNKMPSVEQVNLSHVELLS
- a CDS encoding bestrophin family protein, encoding MNVKHDNWFRQVFQLRGSVIPNVLPRAALCGMFAGVVYICSKYGLTLNTPFLGSFIANIVLGLLLVFRTNTAYERFWEGRKAWGTLVNTTRNLARQIWVSVGEIEPSDRKKKIAALRLLVAFAVSMKLHLRHRSLNAELAALVMPSQFKKLQQMHHPSLEIAFWIGDYMQKQYERGCLAMHQLVSMHDLLAVMVDVLGSCERIQKTPIPIAYAIHLRQLLLIYCLSLPFQLVSEIGWLTIPTTALASFTLMGIEEIGVEIEDPFGCDPNDLPLNAICSTMLRNIEDLISLSSCRSLSTIDASIDYLITLEEPIEQNPYDESGNVSSNGDRPVDNLPSPSQP
- a CDS encoding glycerate kinase, encoding MLQIILEQWISNQVLSNYQQNWLCQDMLNVFSDRPTPNRLYDDQLDRQNIGQFLEQRLNLLAAIYPEFQACQRSLGITSNLLEPLWQIWLPLALKIASTRQKYDRPLIQGILGGQGTGKTTLCKFLALILKHLGHNCLSISIDDLYKTYADRQQLQQQDPRLIWRGPPGTHDLELGIALLDQLRAVNDLNPLSQKEQYIAVPQFDKTAFAGAGDRTEPLKINLNQTPIDIVLFEGWMVGVWPWPEADLAEVLRHDPPSPIATTADVQFALDMNRNLQAYLPLWQRLDSLIMLHLVDFNLSKQWRKEAEQKAIAAGKTGMGDREVEQFVNYFWRALHPDLFIKPLAQNPEIVDLVIEVGANHLPIAVY